The Flavobacterium johnsoniae genomic sequence TACACTACCTAAAACTTGTAATTGTTTTAATAAGTACGAACTCGATACTATAAATTTCATCGTCTTTTGTTTTATTTTTTGCTCTTTTTCTCAGTTTTTCTTCAACTAAGTAAGGTTTTACAAATATATCGTAAACATTCTTAGTTTCGCAATTTTTTTATTAACATCTACTTGCTGTATTTTCTTTTTCTTAAAAAGGTAAAAACAAGTCCGAAAACCAATAAAATTAGAATTGGAACTCCGATAGTTATGAATTGGGTAAAAGTATAACTTTGATAAACTTTTTCTTTGTCCAATAAAGGCAATTCGACATCTTTGCTTCTGATGTTAATAAGTCCGGTATCATCAAGCAAATAATTAATACTATTCATGATGAAGTCTTTATTATCATATAAATTACCAGTTCTTTGATCGTAACCCAATTCTACTGGTTCTAAATTTTTATCTAGTTGATTTCTAGCTAAATCTCCATCGGCAACTACAATCATTTTGTTTGGTTTTCCTTTTACGGCAAAAGAATTGTCTTTAAATGGTAAAACTCTATTTTCGAAGGCAGAATGAAATTCACCTTCTAATAAAACAGCCATAGCCTTGTTGCCTTTGTGTACATATTCTTCAGGCGTTGTTTTTTCGGTTACCATATTCAGATTTACTTCTGCTGGCGTTCCGATTGTTTTCGAATATTGTGAAGATTGTAATAAAACCGTTTTCTTGATTCCGTTTTTTAAAGTGTCAATTGGGTTGGCAAAATCGAATTTAATTCCGCCAAGATTTTTTACAATGGGATGCTGGCTTGTTGGATAAACCTGCGGCGCAAATTTCCAGATGAAATCTTGATATTGAGTTGCGCTTCCTTGTTCGCCAGTTGCTAGTTTTATCGGACTTCCTTGCTCGTCTTTCACCAAATCAGGATTAATTCTGAATCCGTATTTGAAGAACATATCGTTCAGGTTTAAATCTCTCGGATACGCCAGAGTAGCACCTGCATCATTGTACAAACTGTCCATATCGGCAGCGGCCTGATCAATTAGCCAAAGCGTTTTTCCTCCATTAATAATAAACTGATCTAAAACTTCTTTTTCTTCGTCAGAGAATTTTTCTGTTGGTTTAGAAATTATGGCTAAATCGTATTTTTTAAGCGCATTTAAAGTTCCGTTCGGATCTTTGGCTACAGAATCTAATGTAAACGGACCAATAAAATAACTTTCTCTAATTTGCAAAAGCATTTTAGCAATGTAAATCTCTTTCAGTTCGCCATTTCCTCTAATAATAGCAACTTTTTTCTGCTTGTTTTTAGTGACTTTATTAATCGCATCTGCAATAGAATATTCTAAATGCTGAATAGAACCAATTACTTTTTGTGTCGTAGAAGCACCCATTCTGTTTTTCAACAATGGAATATTAACTTCTTTGTTGTTGTAAACGGCAACAGCCCACGGAAAAACCATTGCTTGAGATTGTTTTCCTTTATCATCAACCGTAATGTTTACGGGCGTTAAGCCTTTTTCGAAAAGTGATTTTGTCAATTCATCGCTTTCTTCTTCGTTTGCTAACGGATCAACAAATTCGAAAACTATATTTTTATTATATGCTTGAAATTCTTCTAATAATTGTTTTGTTTCTTGCTGTAAACGTCTAAAATCGGCAGGAAGTTCGCCAGCCATATAAATTTTTATAGAAAGCGGATTTTCAACTTGTTTTATAATTCCTAATGAAGTTGGCGATAACGTATAACGTTTGTCTTTCGTTAAATCAAAACGATGAAAAAATAGCGTTCCAAGTATATTTAAAACAATTAAAATAAAAATTGTAATTCCTAACGTCTT encodes the following:
- the gldG gene encoding gliding motility-associated ABC transporter substrate-binding protein GldG, with translation MKASTKQNIKTLGITIFILIVLNILGTLFFHRFDLTKDKRYTLSPTSLGIIKQVENPLSIKIYMAGELPADFRRLQQETKQLLEEFQAYNKNIVFEFVDPLANEEESDELTKSLFEKGLTPVNITVDDKGKQSQAMVFPWAVAVYNNKEVNIPLLKNRMGASTTQKVIGSIQHLEYSIADAINKVTKNKQKKVAIIRGNGELKEIYIAKMLLQIRESYFIGPFTLDSVAKDPNGTLNALKKYDLAIISKPTEKFSDEEKEVLDQFIINGGKTLWLIDQAAADMDSLYNDAGATLAYPRDLNLNDMFFKYGFRINPDLVKDEQGSPIKLATGEQGSATQYQDFIWKFAPQVYPTSQHPIVKNLGGIKFDFANPIDTLKNGIKKTVLLQSSQYSKTIGTPAEVNLNMVTEKTTPEEYVHKGNKAMAVLLEGEFHSAFENRVLPFKDNSFAVKGKPNKMIVVADGDLARNQLDKNLEPVELGYDQRTGNLYDNKDFIMNSINYLLDDTGLINIRSKDVELPLLDKEKVYQSYTFTQFITIGVPILILLVFGLVFTFLRKRKYSK